One segment of Solanum lycopersicum chromosome 1, SLM_r2.1 DNA contains the following:
- the LOC138348370 gene encoding uncharacterized protein gives MPPKKAIAAQKGKSVAEGTSQTRRVTRARAQSMPGIMLQSESSATPPPPEELRAAAAPVRGTPPAPEAPTSEPPAPQSGAEDRAMRDAVQLLTRLVADQARRHRLGVDHADRSDSLRARDFLSCNPLEFFGSRPQDDPQEFIRQMQRTLRIIKASETESVELATYRLRDVAINWYESWELSRGEGAPPAVWDEFVEAFQGHFLPPEMKRTRVDKFLRLKQNGRRVREYSLEFDSLARHAPTIVADMADRVHRYVMGLDRYLIDGCMAVTLQPGMDIARVQAYAQGVEDRHRGRQPDRDYNRGQHKRARSAGYPDEFQSRQSQQHVRFSSQPAQSAPPRFMGRGFDRMGYSEPGQSSRASGSQMGRGLSQSRPPLPRCSRCGKSHPGECRWATGACFSCGRQGHTMRECHLRGSAGGMAQPTGSVAGSSSSVAMRPTGQGIQAPAGRGRGRGGASSSSGPSNRIYALTNRQDQEASPNVITGVDTQFGDPPA, from the coding sequence atgcctccaaagaaagcgatagccgcccagaagggaaaatcggtagcagaaggtactagtcagacccgaagagttactagggcccgtgcccagtctatgcctggtattatgctccagtcggagagctctgctacacccccaccgccagaagagcttagagcagcagcagctccagttcgggggacaccaccagcccccgaggccccaacatctgaacctccagctcctcagtcaggggcggaggatagggccatgagagatgcggttcaattgctgactagattagtggcagatcaggctcgcaggcatagactaggagttgatcatgcggacagatctgatagcttaagggctcgtgacttcttaagttgtaatcctctagagttctttgggtcaaggccacaggatgatccgcaagagtttattcgtcagatgcagcgtacattgaggataatcaaggcttcggagaccgagtctgttgagttggctacgtatcgtttgcgggatgtagctattaattggtatgagtcttgggagttatctaggggtgagggtgcccctccagcggtatgggatgaatttgtggaggctttccagggccacttcctgcctccagagatgaagcgaactagagtcgataaattcttgcgtttgaagcaaaatggcaggcgcgttcgagagtatagcctcgagtttgattcattggctaggcatgcgcctactattgtggctgatatggcagatagggtacatcgttatgtgatgggattggatcgttatctgattgacggttgtatggcagtgactcttcagccaggtatggacattgctcgggtgcaggcatatgcacagggggtagaggatcggcaccggggacgtcagccagatagagattataatagaggccagcataagagggctagatcagcaggttatcctgacgagtttcaaagcaggcagtctcagcagcatgttagattttcttcccagccagcacaaagtgcacccccacgtttcatgggtagggggttcgatcgtatgggatattcggaacctggtcagagctctagggcgtcagggtctcagatgggcaggggtttgagccagtcgaggccacctttgcctcggtgttctcgttgtggtaagtcccatcctggggaatgtcgttgggctacaggtgcatgtttttcttgcggccgtcagggccatactatgagggagtgtcaccttagaggtagtgcaggtggtatggcacagcctacagggtccgttgctggttcatcttcttctgtggctatgcgccctacggggcagggtattcaggcaccagcaggccgtggtagaggacgtggtggagcttctagttctagcggtccctcaaaccgtatatatgctttgactaataggcaagatcaagaggcgtcacctaatgtgatcacag